In the Streptomyces sp. 3214.6 genome, ACACGTGCGCGCGCTGATCGAGATCCCCACGGTGGCGGCGCTGGCGACGAGCGCCGACCCGGTGTCGCTGGAGGCGCTCCGCCCCGCCGCCCGGGAGATCGTCGCCGCCGCGGTCGCGGGCGACCTCATCGCCTACGTCGAGGCCGACACCCGCTTCCACCTGGGCCTGCTCGCCCTGGCGGGTAACGCCCATCTCGTCGAGGTCGTCCGGGAACTGCGCGGGCGCGCGCGCCTGTACGGTCTGACCGCGCTCTCCGCCTCGGGCCGTCTGCTGGCCTCCGCCGAAGAGCACCTGGAGCTTCTGGACGCCCTGCTGGCGCGCGACGAACGGGCTGTTCGCGAGGTCATGACACGGCATCTGGGGCATGTCCGGGGGTTGTGGGCGTCAGCCCGGGAGTAGGCCGCCCGCCGCGCAGATACCCCCGGCGTGCCCGAAACGTCCTGTGATCCTTGTCGCGGACGGGCGAAGAGTGGGCGCAGCGCCGGTTGGGCAGTCAATTGCCCGTGCGCGAAAGGATGGTGTCTATCCCGTGGGGGAAGCCGTGCGTCTGTGTGTGATCGGTGCGGGACTGTCGGGGCTGGCGACGGCGCACGCCCTGAAGAGCGCCGGTGTCGACTTCGTCTGCCTGGAGCAGTCGAGTGACGTCGGCGGGCTGTGGCGTCGGCCGCAGGCGGGCGAGCGCGGCCCCGGCTATCTGTCACTGCACCTCAACACCGCCAAGCAGCTCACGGGTTACGCGGACTTCCCGATGCCCGCCTCCTACCCGCTCTACCCCCGGCACAGTCAGGTCGCCGCCTATCTGAGCTCGTTCGCCGAGTGGTCCGGCATACGGGACCGCATCGAGCTGGGGACGACCGTGGAGTCCGTACGGCAGAAGGCCGACGGTGGGTGGACGGTCGTCAGCCGGGATGCCGACGGCACGATGTCGTCCCGGAGTTTCACTCAGGTGATCGTCGCCTCCGGGCACAACTCGGAGCCGTCGATGCCCGCACTGCCGAAGGGTGCAGAGACGTTCACCGGGACGATTCGCCATTCTCTCGACTACCTCGACGGCAGCGCTTTCGCCGGACAGCGCGTCATCGTCGTGGGGCTCGGCAACTCGGCGGTGGACATCGCCGCGGACCTCTCCCGGCACGCCGAGCTGACCGTTCTCTCGGCACGCAGGGGACTGCACATCATGCCCAAGCAGTTGTTCGGCATGGCGCTCGACGAGATCGCCGACGCGCCGTGGTGGATCAGCATGTCGCTGGCGGAGCAGCGTCGTTTCATCGAACAGGCCCTGTTGATCGCCCGCGGCAGACTCCGCGACCACGGGCTGCCCGAGCCGGACCATCCGGTCTTCGCCTCGGCCGTCACCATCTCCGACGAGATCCTCAGCCGTATCCGCCATGGCGCGGTCACCCCGAAGCCGTCGATCGACGCCGTCGACGGCGGCCGGGTCTCGTTCGTCGACGGCACCTCGGTCAGGGCCGACGCGATCGTGTACTGCACCGGCTACCAGATGACCTTCCCGTTCCTGGAGCCCGGCTGCCCGATCGGCGCGCAGGGCTCGGTCGAGCTGTACAAACGGGTCGTCGCCCCGGACCGTCCCGGACTGTTCTTCGTCGGTCTGGTGCGCCCGGTCGGTTCGATCACACGGCTGGTGGAGGCGCAGGCGCGGTGGATCGCGCGGCTCGTCAACGGCGATGCGGTGCTGCCGGAGGCGGAGGTCATGCGCAAGGAGATCGCCACGTACCTGAGCGGTGTCGCGGGTCAGTACGGGCAGCGGGAGAGCGCGTCGATCCAGGTCAACGTAGCGCCGTATCTGCAGGAGCTGCGCGAGGAGTGAGGTCGGCCGGGCCCCCGGACACCAGAACGCCGGGACACCGGGACACCGGGACACCGGGACGCCGACAAGGAGATACCCGCCCCGAAGGGCGGGTATCTAGTTGGCTGCAGCGGTGTGAGTACAGCTCATCACTTGGTCAGCCAGTTGAGGAACTTGCTCCACACTCCGGCCTGTTCATGGCGGACCGCTCCGGTGGTCTCTCGCGCCGGCGCCTGAGGGGTGGTCTGCCGGCTCGGACGGATCATCGTTTTGACGGGGGTGTACCGCGCGGGAAGCGTGACGAGGCCACGACTGAAGGCGCCCTGACGCCACGTCAGACTACCCTCAGGCACGCTGAGTTCGACGTCCGGCAGGCGGTTGAGAAGGTTTTCGACGGCCGTCACGACGATCTGTCGGGCGGGTTCCTTCGAGGGGCAGGCGTGCGGGCCTGCGCTCCAGGCCAGGTGCGCACGGTTGCTGCCGGCCTTGCGGGCCGCCGACAGCGTGGGACCGGTGTTGGCGGCGGCGATGCTGACCAGCATCAAGTCGCCTGCGGTGAGCTTCTGACCGGCGAACTCCATGTCGGACACCGGGTAGTGGGCTGCGAAGTTGGTCATGGGCGGGTTCTCCCACAACGTGTCGTCCATCGCCTCCTCGATCAGCCCGCCCTCATGGGCGTACCGGTCGTCGGTGAGGATTCGGTGCAGCGTGTTGCCGATGAGGTTGACCAGCGGCTCGGCTCCCGCGCCCAGCAGCAGGGAGACCTGATGCACCATCTCCTCGTCGGTCAGACGGGTTTGATGCTTCAGCAGCCATGAGGTGACGTCCTCGCCCGGCTTGCGCCGCTTGAGGGCGACGAGTTCGCCCACGGCCTCGAACAACACCTCACTGGCCTTCTCGGCGTTGACGCCGTCGAACATGCCGGAGATGCCGAAGAAGACGCGGTCGCCGATGTCGGCGGTGCAGCCGAAGAGCTCGTTGAACACGAACAGCGGGAGCTGCTTGGCGTAGGAGCCGACCAGGTCGGCCGAACCGCGTTCGCCGAACTGGGAGATGAGGAAGTCGGAGATCCGCTCGACGCTCTGGCTCAGCCGCATCGGGTCGATGCGCGCCATGCAGTCCGAGATGGACTGCCGCAGCCTCAGGTGTTCGGCGCCGTCGGAGGACATGCAGTTGGGCCGGTAGGCGAGCACGGGCAGAACGGGGCTGTCGGGGGCGATCCGGCCCTCGTTGAGGTCCCGCCAACGGCGTGCGTCCTTGCGGAACGAGCCGGAGTCCTGCAGGAGTTGCAGGGCGGTGGCGTAGTCGGTGACGAGGGTGGCCTCTACTCCCGGGGCGATCTCCACGGGCGCGGTCGGCCCGTAGTGCCGCAGGTAGGTGTAGTAGGGCTCCGGGTCGGCCGCGTACTCCGGTCCGTAGAGCGGCACTCGGCCACCGGGCTGGTGCGCCGGGCAACCCGGAGGGGGCACGGGGGCGGTGGGTTGGGCGTCCATGTCTGCTCCTAGTGGGCACGGTCCTGCAGGTGACGGACGAGGGTGATCAGCGCTTCCGCCGAGGACTTCTCGTCTCGTGCGTCGCAGGTGACGACGGGGGTGTCGTCGAGCAGGTCCAGTGCGTCGCGCAGGGCCATCTCGTCGCGCAGCGGCGAGCCGTCGAAGTGGTTGACGGCGATGGCGTAGTCGAGTCCGTACTGCTCGATGAGGTCGATCACGGCGAAGGAGTCCGCGAGCCGCTCGGGGTCGACGAGCACCAGCGCGCCGAGCGCGCCGCGTGCCATGTCCTCCCACATCTGGACGAAGCGTTGCTGGCCCGGCGTTCCGAACAGATACAGCACGACGCGGTCGCTGATGGTCAGACGGCCGAAGTCCATGGCCACCGTGGTGGTGGTCTTGCCCTGGACTCCCTTGAGGTCGTCGACGGACTCGGCGGCCCGAGTCATCGTCTCCTCGGTGGTCAGCGGCTCGATCTCGGAGATCGCCCCGATGAACGTGGTCTTGCCGACCGCGAAGTGGCCGACGACGAGGATCTTCACCGCCGTCTGCGTAGCCCCGTCGCGGACGTACGCCTGTTCATCCAAACTTGGCCCTGAGACCATTCAGCACCTCCTCCAGGATGTCCCGGTCGGCGAGCGGCGCCCGCTGCACGGGCGGACGGGTGATGAGATAGCCGCCTTCGGTGAGGGCGGCGAGGAGGATCTTCACCACGCCCAGGGGCAGTTGGGTGTGCCCGGCGATCTCGGCGACCGAGAGGTAGCCGGCCGAGCACAGGTCCAACAGGTTCTGTTCCTCAGGGGACAGACGGGTCGGCCGCTGCTCGTGATCGGCGGCCGCCGTGACCAGGGTGATGAGGGAGAGCTGCCCTTCGTCGGGCAGCCCGCGCCCCTTGGTGATGACGTACGGGCGCACTAACTCC is a window encoding:
- a CDS encoding flavin-containing monooxygenase, translating into MRLCVIGAGLSGLATAHALKSAGVDFVCLEQSSDVGGLWRRPQAGERGPGYLSLHLNTAKQLTGYADFPMPASYPLYPRHSQVAAYLSSFAEWSGIRDRIELGTTVESVRQKADGGWTVVSRDADGTMSSRSFTQVIVASGHNSEPSMPALPKGAETFTGTIRHSLDYLDGSAFAGQRVIVVGLGNSAVDIAADLSRHAELTVLSARRGLHIMPKQLFGMALDEIADAPWWISMSLAEQRRFIEQALLIARGRLRDHGLPEPDHPVFASAVTISDEILSRIRHGAVTPKPSIDAVDGGRVSFVDGTSVRADAIVYCTGYQMTFPFLEPGCPIGAQGSVELYKRVVAPDRPGLFFVGLVRPVGSITRLVEAQARWIARLVNGDAVLPEAEVMRKEIATYLSGVAGQYGQRESASIQVNVAPYLQELREE
- a CDS encoding DUF742 domain-containing protein, which codes for MNGFDELEPQTPELVRPYVITKGRGLPDEGQLSLITLVTAAADHEQRPTRLSPEEQNLLDLCSAGYLSVAEIAGHTQLPLGVVKILLAALTEGGYLITRPPVQRAPLADRDILEEVLNGLRAKFG
- a CDS encoding GntR family transcriptional regulator, with amino-acid sequence MARPPVSSSQQPAESSLPVLGGRRSSYRERVADALRAALIAGELRPGEVYSAPTLATRFGVSATPVREAMLDLAKEGLVDAVPNKGFRVTEVSDRQLDEYTHVRALIEIPTVAALATSADPVSLEALRPAAREIVAAAVAGDLIAYVEADTRFHLGLLALAGNAHLVEVVRELRGRARLYGLTALSASGRLLASAEEHLELLDALLARDERAVREVMTRHLGHVRGLWASARE
- a CDS encoding GTP-binding protein; this translates as MVSGPSLDEQAYVRDGATQTAVKILVVGHFAVGKTTFIGAISEIEPLTTEETMTRAAESVDDLKGVQGKTTTTVAMDFGRLTISDRVVLYLFGTPGQQRFVQMWEDMARGALGALVLVDPERLADSFAVIDLIEQYGLDYAIAVNHFDGSPLRDEMALRDALDLLDDTPVVTCDARDEKSSAEALITLVRHLQDRAH
- a CDS encoding cytochrome P450 — encoded protein: MDAQPTAPVPPPGCPAHQPGGRVPLYGPEYAADPEPYYTYLRHYGPTAPVEIAPGVEATLVTDYATALQLLQDSGSFRKDARRWRDLNEGRIAPDSPVLPVLAYRPNCMSSDGAEHLRLRQSISDCMARIDPMRLSQSVERISDFLISQFGERGSADLVGSYAKQLPLFVFNELFGCTADIGDRVFFGISGMFDGVNAEKASEVLFEAVGELVALKRRKPGEDVTSWLLKHQTRLTDEEMVHQVSLLLGAGAEPLVNLIGNTLHRILTDDRYAHEGGLIEEAMDDTLWENPPMTNFAAHYPVSDMEFAGQKLTAGDLMLVSIAAANTGPTLSAARKAGSNRAHLAWSAGPHACPSKEPARQIVVTAVENLLNRLPDVELSVPEGSLTWRQGAFSRGLVTLPARYTPVKTMIRPSRQTTPQAPARETTGAVRHEQAGVWSKFLNWLTK